A window of Aquibium oceanicum genomic DNA:
AGCGACCGGACGGAACTGTCCCCGAAGGTCAAGGCGCTCATCAACATCGCCGTGGGAGCGCAGATTCCCTGCCGTTACTGCGTCTTCGCCGACACCGAAGCCGCCCGCGCCGCCGGGGCGACCGAAGGCGAGATCAAGGAGGCAGTCGGCCAGGCCGCGCTGACGCGCCACTGGTCGACCATCCTCAACGGCCTGCAGATCGACTTCGATGAATTCAAGGCTGAGATGGGCGGCTCCTGAGACCTTTCGGGTCAAGCCGCAGCGCGAGGAGCACCCTTCCCGCGGGATGCGGGGAGGGTGCGACACTTCTGGCCTACCTATCCCTTGACGCCATGCCGTCTCTGCCGTGCCGGCCGTCGCATTCCTCTTGCCCGGGGGTCGCGGCCACTGGTTCCTGCGGGCGACGGCGGCTATAAGGTGGCGATACGCGAAGGTCAGGGAGCGCCGCATGCCACTCGACGGGAAAGTCGCCATCGTCACCGGAGCCGCGGGCGGCATCGGCTATGCCATTGCCGAGCGCTTCCTGCGCGAGAAGGCAAAGGTGGTGATCGCCGACGTCGACACCGAGAAGGGAGCCGCGGCGGAGAAGGATCTCGCCCGGCTCGGCGAGGTGCAGTACATGAAGGCCGATGTCGGGCGGCGCCTCGACGTGCACAACCTCGTGGCCGCGGCGATCGACGCCTATGGCGACATCGACATCCTCGTCAACAATGCCGGCATTGTTCACGGGGCAGACTTCCTCGACCTGGGCGAAGAGGATTTCGACCGCGTGCTGAACGTGAACCTGAAGGGCACTTTCCTCGCCGGCCAGGCGGTGGCGCGCCACATGGTCGAGAAGGTCAGCAATGGCGGCACTCCCGGTTCGATCGTCAACATGTCGTCGATCAACGCCGTCTTCGCGATCGCCAACCAGATCCCCTATTCGGTGTCGAAGGGCGGCGTGAACCAGCTGACCAAGGCCATGGCTTTGTCGCTGGCGCCCTACGGCATCCGCGTCAATGCGATCGGGCCGGGCTCGATCATGACCGACATGCTGTCGAGCGTGAATTCCGATCCGGCCGCGCGCAACCGGATCCTCTCCCGCACGCCGCTCGGGCGCATAGGCGAACCCGCCGAGATCGCCGCGATTGCGGTGTTCCTGGCCTCCGACGAGGCGAGCTACATCACCGGCCAGACCGTCTATGCCGACGGTGGACGGCTGCCACTGAACTATACAGTTCCTGTCCCCGAGGAATGAGTTCCGGGTCCTGACGCAAGGCTGTCAGGAGCACCGTGCGAAGGTCCCTCCGTCGACTAATCGCTTCGATGGAGGACTGTCATGAATGCCAACCCCCGATCCTATTTTGGAATGGTCGGCCGTATCGCCGCAGGCTGGCGCGCCTGGCGCGACGAGGTCAGGACCGAAAGCCTGATCAACCGCCTTCCGCCGCACATCCGCAAGGATATCGGCTGGCCCGACACGCATCCGTCGCGCCAGGCGCGACGCGCTGGAACGCCCTTCGGATTGTGAAGCCGTTCCTGCCTGCTCCTGACAGGATGTTGTCAGGAGCTTCCTGCCAATATCTAATCAGCCAAGGAGATACCCATGACCAGCTTCGTGCCGGAAAATGCAGTCGTATGGTTCGAGATCCCGGTGACCGACATGGCGCGCGCCAAGACGTTCTACGGCGCCGTGCTGCAGAACGAACTGACCGACCAGAACGAGGGCCCGAACCCCATGTCAGTCTTCAAGGCCGCGGGCCAAACCTCCGTCTCGGGCCACATCTATCCCGGCAAGCCGGCGGCTGACGGCGCGGGCAACACCATCCATCTGGCGGTCGCAGCACCGCTCGAGGAGGCGATGGAGCGGGTCACCGCCAACGGCGGCAAGGTTCTGTCGCGCGTCATCAGCATCCCCGCCGGCCGCTTCGCCTATTGCCTCGACCCCGACGGCAACAGCATCGGCCTCTTCACGACCTGATCGACCGTCCCAGGAGATACAACGAGCATGAGACGCGCCGACCGCCTGTTCCAGATCGTACAGCATCTACGCGGCGGCCGTCTCGTGACGGCCCGTATCCTCGGCGAATGGCTCGAGGTCTCGGAAAGGACGATCTATCGTGACATCGCCGACCTCCAGTCGACCGGCGTGCCCATCGATGGTGAGGCCGGCGTCGGCTACATCATGCGGTCCGGCTACGACCTGCCGCCGCTGATGTTCACCCGCGACGAGATCGTGGCGCTGGTGGCAGGCGCCCGCATGGTCAGGGCCTTCGGCGGCGCGGCCATGGCGCGCTCGGCCGAGGAGGCACTGGTCAAGATCGGCGCGGTTCTGCCGGACTCCGAGCGCGACCGAATCTCGCGCACCGAAATCCACGCGCCGCTCTACGTGGTGAGCCAGTCCGACCGGGAATCGATTGACGCCATCGAGCGCGCTATCGAGGCCCGCGCCGTGTTGACGCTCGACTATCGCGACGAAGCGGGACGCGGCACCATGCGCGACGTGCGCCCGCTCGGTCTATGGTTCTGGGGCAAGGTGTGGACGCTGGTCGGCTGGTGCGAGATGCGCGAGGGTTTTCGCGCTTTCCGCATCGACCGGATCGCGGAGCTGAAGCCGGCGGGCCGCAGCTTCAAGCCGGAGCGCGGCAAGCAGCTCGCCGATTTCTACCGCTCCATGGAAAGCCGCGAACCGCCAGGCGCGGACCACTGGCCCGCGCGGGAAGCGCTGTAGCGGCCTCAAGCCACGTCCAGCACGATCTTTCCGATGTGGTTGCCTTCCTCCATCCGCTCGTGCGCCCGCCAGGCGTCGCGCAGCGGAAAGATCATGTCCATGACCGGCGCCAGCCGCCTTTCGCCGAGCAGCGGCCAGACCTGGCGTTCCAGCTCGGCCGCAACCTGGCCTTTGAATTCGGTTGTTCGCGGCCGCAATGTCGAACCGGTGTGGACGAGGCGCTTCATCATCAGCTTGGCGAAGTTGGCGGTCGCCTTCGGGCCTCCGAGGAAGGCGATCTGCACGATGCGACCTTCCACCGCCGCCACGTCGTAGTTCCGGTCGATGTAGTCCCCGCCCACCATGTCGAGAATGAGATCGACGCCCTTGCCGTCCGTCGCCTCCTTCACGACGGCCACGAAATCCTCCTCGCGGTAGTTGATCGCACGGTCGGCGCCGAGCGTCCGGCAGGCCTCGCATTTGTCGGCGGACCCCGCAGTCGCGAAGACCTGCGCGCCGAACGCCTTGGCAAGCTGGATCGCGGTGGTCCCGATCCCCGACGAGCCGCCATGGACCAGGAATCTCTCACCTGACTTCAGGCCGCCACGCTGGAACACGTTGTGCCAGACGGTGAAGTAGGTTTCCGGCAGGGCCGCGGCCTCGGTGAGCGTGAAACCGTGCGGGATGGGAAGCGCATTGCTTTCGTGCGTGAGACAGTATTCGGCGTAACCGCCTCCGGGCGTCAGAGCACAGACCCGGTCGCCGACCTTCCAGCGCCTGGCTTCCGGCCCGACCGCCGCGATTTCGCCGGCGACCTCCAGGCCTGGAAGGTCTGAGGCACCGGGCGGAGGCGGATAGGCGCCCTGGCGTTGGGCCACGTCGGGGCGGTTGACGCCAGCCGCGCGCACGCGGATCAGGATGTCGCCACCAGAGGGGGCAGGTACCGGGCGCCGCTCCTGCTTCAGGACCATGGGTCCTCCGGGTTCGGAAATCGCTATCGCGGTCATCGTCTCCGGAATCGCCTGGGCCATCTCGTCTCCTGTCTGCTTCATCTTTACGGGCCGATTTGATTTGAGCCCGCCTCGAACTGTATCCTCCCCGCCGTGTTCGGCCAACAGGAGGGCGGCGCCATGAGCTTTTTCGATGATGAACCTGTCAAGAAACCGAAACCGCACGAGATCGGACAGGATCTCTCGCTGCTGTCGGTCGCCGAACTGGAGGAGCGGATCGGGCTGCTGAGGACCGAGATAGCGAGGCTGGAGGCGGAGCTGAAAACGAAGGGCAGCACCAAATCGGCCGCCGAAGCCCTGTTCAGCCGAAATTAGCGGGTTGACGCGGCGCTTCGGGCGCCGAAGAACCCCCTTCATCACGGAACGGCTCGAATCGCGAGCCACGACCACGAATGGCCGGAATGTTCGCAAGCTACACGCCCATCTTCTCGCTCCTGCGCGGAACCGCCTTCCTTCTCGCGGCGTCGGGTCTGCACAGCCTCCTCCTGCCGCTGCGCGGACAGGCCGAGGGTTTCCCGACCGCCTCGCTCGGCCTTCTCGGAACGGCCTGGGCGGGCGGCTTCGTAGCGGGTTGCCTGCTGGCGCCGCGGCTCGTACGCCGCGTCGGCCACATAAGGGCGTTCGGGGCCTTCGCGGCTTCTGCGGCGATCATCGCGCTGATGACGGGGCTGATCGTCGAGCAGTACACCTGGATTTTCCTGCGCATCTTCACCGGCTTCTGCATGGCGGGCTCCTTCATGGTCATCGAGAGCTGGCTGAACGAGAGCGCCACCAACGAGAACCGCGGCACGGTCTTCGGCATCTACATGATGGTCACCTACGCCGCGATCATGGCCGGCCAGATGATCGTGGCGGCGGGAGACGTCACCACCGCCTCGCTGTTCATGGTCACCGGCATCTTCTTCTGCCTCGCGCTCATTCCGACGGCGGTATCCACCGACGCCAGTCCGCGACCGCTCATGAGCGTCTCGCTCGATCTCAAGGCGCTCTACCGCAACTCGCCCGTCTCGTTCGCAGGATGCCTGCTCGTGGGCGTGGCAAACGGCGCCTGGGGAACGCTGGGCGCGGTCTACGGTGCGCGCATCGGCATCTCTACCTTCGATATCGCGCTGATGATGAGCCTCGCGGTCATCGCCGGCGCGTTTGCACAGCTGCCCGCAGGCCGCGTCTCGGACAGAACCGACCGGCGCTACGTTCTCGCGGCGGCGGCTTTCGGCGCGGCCGCGGTGGGACTGTTCATCTTTGTGGCGTCCGCCCGTGGCGGCACTGCCGTCATCATCATGACCGGCCTCTACGGATCGCTGGCCTACATCCTATATTCGATCTCGGTGGCGCATGCGAACGACCACGCGAGCCCGGAGGATTTTGTCAAGGTCTCGGGCGGGCTGCTCCTCCTCTACGGCTTCGGCACCATGATCGGCCCGGTTATTGGAGCCTTCCTGATGGAGCGGATGCGGCCCGAAAGCCTGTTCCTGACCACCGCGCTGGCGCATCTGCTGCTTGCCGGCTACACGCTGCTTCGCATCAGCCGCCGCGCGCCGATCCCGCTCGAGGAGAGGGAGACCTTCACGACCCATCCGTCCGAGCGCGCGCTGACGCCGGAGGCCCTGCGGCTCGATCCGCGCAGCGAACCTCAGCCGGAACCGGAGCTCGAGACCGGGGACGACGCCGCGCCGGCGGCGGGTTCCGAAGCGGAAGCGGAAGAGGTGACCAAGGCACACGCTTGAGTTTGCGGAGCCGTGGGATAAGCTATCCCGCTAGAAATGGTCAGCGGGACATCGGGGCAGCAAGATGGTCACGGCCGACGCATTCGCCGCCATATCCGATTCCAATCGCCGGTACCTGCTCGAGGAGCTGCGCCGCGGCCCCAAGACCGTGAACGAACTCGCCTCCGGCCTCCCGGTCTCTCGGCCGGCCGTGTCGCAGCATCTGAAGGTGTTGCTCGACGCTGGTCTCGTCCGCTCCAGCCCGGAGGGAACGAGGCGCATCTATTCCATCAACCCGGACGGCTTCACGCGGCTCAACATCTGGGTCGACCAGTTCTGGTCGGAATGAGGGGAAGTGGACCGGCGGCATGTCGGCCGCCGGTATTTCGCGGCTGAAGGATCGGCCTTCAGTGCCTCGTGGGATGGGATTTGAGCCTTTCGATCGCATCCTTGAGCGCCAGCTTGCGGCGTTTCAACCGGGCTATTTCGAGATCGTCGGCGGACGGATGCGCGATCGCCTCGTTGATCGCTCGGTCCAGGTCGCCATGCTTGCGTTGAAGTTCCTCAAGATGGGATGCTAGAGACATGAGTGCTGTTCCCTTTCATCGTTGCGTCGCATCGATCAGGAACCGCGTCCCACCGCAGGCCGCGATTCGTGACAACGCCATGACAGTGTGCCACCACCCCGGTTCGGTGTCGAATGCTGGATGGTAGCATTTTCTGTCGGGGCGAAATGTGATATAGGGCGCGCGTTGGCGGAATGCCCGCGACCCTCGCCATTTTTGGCGCGCAGACCTGCGCCGGAGAAGCATGAATGTCGGAACAGGACCAGGCCGAAGTTCGTCTCGAATTTGCGCGCTTGAAGCAGGAACACGCGGATTTCGATGCCGCGATCGCCGCGATGATTGCCACAGGCTGCGATCCCATCCAGATCCAGCGCATGAAGAAGAAGAAGCTGGCCCTGAAGGACCGGCTCACGTTGCTCGAAGATCGCTCCATTCCCGATATCATCGCCTGAATCGCGCCTGCTTGCGGGTGCGGATCGTTTCCGGTAAGCCCCGGCTTTCTCGAAAGGGGCCGGAATCGTGACGGACCGCCGCGCCGAAGTCGCCATCATCATGGGCAGCCAGTCGGACTGGGCGACGATGCGCCACGCCGCCGACACGCTCGCGTCGCTGGACGTGCCGCACGAGAGCCTGATCGTCTCGGCCCACCGCACGCCCGAGCGGCTTTACGATTTCGCTCGCGGGGCGCGCGATGCCGGATACAAGGTGATCATCGCCGGAGCCGGCGGCGCCGCGCACCTGCCCGGCATGACGGCGGCGCTGACGCCCCTTCCCGTCTTCGGCGTCCCCGTTGAATCCAAAGCGCTTTCAGGACGGGACTCGCTGTTGTCGATCGTCCAGATGCCGGCAGGCGTCCCGGTCGGGACACTAGCGATCGGGCGCGCGGGAGCGGTGAACGCGGCGCTATTGGCGGCGGCCGTTCTTGCGCTATCCGACGACGCGCTCGCCGGGAGGCTCGACGGCTACCGCGCCGAACAGACCGCCAAGGTGGCGGCGCGACCGGCGGACGAGACATGATCCGTCCGCTCGCCCCCGGCGCCACCATCGGCATCATCGGCGGCGGCCAGCTCGGCCGCATGCTGTCGATGGCCGCGGCGCGGCTGGGATACCGGACCGTGATCCTGGAGCCACAGCCGGATTGCCCGGCAGCGCAAGTCTCCAGCAGCCAGATCGTGGCGGGCTACGACGACCGGGCCGCACTCACCGGCCTCGCCGCCCAGTGCGACGTCGTCACCTACGAGTTCGAGAACGTTCCGGTCGGCGGCGCCAAGCTTCTCACCGACCACGTCGCGGTGTTCCCGCCGCCCCTGGCGCTGGAGACTGCCCAGGACAGGCTGGCCGAAAAGACCTTCCTCAACCGGCAAGGGATATCCACAGCCCGCTTCGCCTCTGTGGATAGTGAGGAAGATCTGGCAGCGGGACTGAAGGAGTTCGGCGGTGAAGGCGTGCTCAAGACCCGCCGCTTCGGCTATGACGGCAAGGGCCAGCGCGTCTTCCGCAAGGGCGGCAAGGGCGAGCGCGACGGCGCGTTCGCGGCGATGGGGGGAGTGCCGCTGATCCTGGAATCGCTGGTCCCCTTCGGCTTCGAGTTCTCCATCATCGCCGCGCGCGGGCAGGACGGGTCGAAGAAGGCCTACGATGCCGTGCGCAACGAGCACCGCGAAGGCATCCTCCGCCGCTCCACCGTTCCGGCGGCGATGCTCACCCATATGGAGGAAGCCGCGCGCGAGGCGGCCTTCACGCTCATGGATGCGCTCGGCTATGTCGGCGTGATCGGGGTGGAATTCTTCGCGCTCGACGACGGCACCGCGCTCGCCAACGAGTTCGCACCGCGCGTCCACAATTCCGGCCACTGGACGGAAGCCGCTTGCGCGGTGTCGCAGTTCGAGCAGCACATCCGCGCCGTCGCCGGCCTGCCGCTGGGCGATACGAAGCGGCATTCGGACTGCATGATGGAAAACCTGATCGGCGACGAGATCGAGCGCATCCCCGATCTGTTGTGGGAAGACGGGGTGGTTCTCGAACTCTACGGTAAGACGGAAACGCGGCCCGGCCGCAAGATGGGCCATTTCACGCGGCTGACCTCCTGATCGCGACCGCCGCCCGATCTTCGGTGCGGCCATTCCGGTTGACACGATCCGCGCTTTGCGGCTAAGAGCACGCGACTTTTTCGGAGCGCGCCGCAAGGCGCGTCTTTCAATTATGGGCCCAGCGGGCCGCACAGCACGGGCTGAGACAATGAAGATCAAGAATTCGCTCAAGGCGCTCAAAAGCCGCCACCGGGACAACCGCATGGTTCGCCGCAAGGGCCGAATCTACATCATCAACAAGAGCGCCCCCCGCTACAAAGCCCGCCAAGGCTGATCGGGCGAACGGGCGCTTTTTCGAAGGCGTCCCGCCCCTCACGCGAATTTCAGTTTGACGTTCCGCGCCGCGAAGCTAGGTTTCGCGGTATGCGGATTTTTGTCGTCTTTCCACTGATTCCCCTGTACTTGGCCGGCGCTCTTGCGGTGCACGCGGCACCCGCCGCCCAGATCGGCGCGGAAGAAGAACCGTCGCGGCTCGATACGCTGTTTTCCGAACTGAAGCGCGAGCGCAACGAGAAGGCCGCCGAGCGCATCGCGCGCCAGATCGGCGCGCATTGGATGGATTCGGGAAGCGCCTCGGTCGATCTGATGATGCAGTGGGCCAACAAGGCGATATCCGACAAGAAGTTCGACGTCGCGCTCGACTTTCTCGACCAGGTGATCGTGCTCCAGCCCGGCTACGCGGAAGGCTGGAACCGGCGCGCGACCGTGCATTTCATGATGGAGAACTATGCGAAGTCGATGACCGACATCGCCCAGACGCTGGCGCTGGAGCCACGTCACTTCGGCGCGCTGGCCGGGATGGCGGGGATCCTGAAGGCGACGGGACGCGAGCAGGAGGCGCTGGATGTCTACCAGAGCGCACTTGACGTCTATCCCATGCTGCGCGACGCGCAGTCCGAACTCGTCGAACTGGCCGACGAACTGGCTGGCGAAGGCATCTGAGTGACGGGCCGGGTTTTCCGGGCCGCCGCCCAGGGTCTATCCGGAACACCCCTCACAGCCCGGCCTCAGCGATGAACCTCCTCTACGCCGCCGCGTCGTTTCTCGTCGCGCTCCTTCTCATCCTCGTCGGCGTCACACGGGTCGGGGCGTGGTTGATCGAGCGGCGCTATCCGCCATCCGGCGAATTTCTCACGGTCAACGGCACCGGCATGCACTTCGTCCACGTGCCGGCCGGAGAAGACGCCGACCTGCCGCCATTGGTCTTCGTCCACGGCGCGAGCGGGAACCTCCGCGACCAGATGGTGCCGTTCCGCGCCCGGCTTGAGGGCCGGGCCGAAATGCTCTTCGTCGACAGGCCGGGCCACGGCTGGTCCGAGCGCGGTCCCGCCGAAAACAAGAACCCAACGGGGCAGGCGGAAACGATCGCCGCCCTGATGCAGGAAGTGGGGATGCCGCGTGCCATCATCGTCGGCCATTCCTTCGCAG
This region includes:
- a CDS encoding carboxymuconolactone decarboxylase family protein, which produces MRPFVMATAFALAAITAPANAQESAAETYSEIKEAFGFVPTFMQQYPEHGIRGAWIMTRDMEFSDRTELSPKVKALINIAVGAQIPCRYCVFADTEAARAAGATEGEIKEAVGQAALTRHWSTILNGLQIDFDEFKAEMGGS
- a CDS encoding SDR family NAD(P)-dependent oxidoreductase produces the protein MPLDGKVAIVTGAAGGIGYAIAERFLREKAKVVIADVDTEKGAAAEKDLARLGEVQYMKADVGRRLDVHNLVAAAIDAYGDIDILVNNAGIVHGADFLDLGEEDFDRVLNVNLKGTFLAGQAVARHMVEKVSNGGTPGSIVNMSSINAVFAIANQIPYSVSKGGVNQLTKAMALSLAPYGIRVNAIGPGSIMTDMLSSVNSDPAARNRILSRTPLGRIGEPAEIAAIAVFLASDEASYITGQTVYADGGRLPLNYTVPVPEE
- a CDS encoding VOC family protein; this translates as MTSFVPENAVVWFEIPVTDMARAKTFYGAVLQNELTDQNEGPNPMSVFKAAGQTSVSGHIYPGKPAADGAGNTIHLAVAAPLEEAMERVTANGGKVLSRVISIPAGRFAYCLDPDGNSIGLFTT
- a CDS encoding helix-turn-helix transcriptional regulator, with protein sequence MRRADRLFQIVQHLRGGRLVTARILGEWLEVSERTIYRDIADLQSTGVPIDGEAGVGYIMRSGYDLPPLMFTRDEIVALVAGARMVRAFGGAAMARSAEEALVKIGAVLPDSERDRISRTEIHAPLYVVSQSDRESIDAIERAIEARAVLTLDYRDEAGRGTMRDVRPLGLWFWGKVWTLVGWCEMREGFRAFRIDRIAELKPAGRSFKPERGKQLADFYRSMESREPPGADHWPAREAL
- a CDS encoding NAD(P)H-quinone oxidoreductase, whose product is MAQAIPETMTAIAISEPGGPMVLKQERRPVPAPSGGDILIRVRAAGVNRPDVAQRQGAYPPPPGASDLPGLEVAGEIAAVGPEARRWKVGDRVCALTPGGGYAEYCLTHESNALPIPHGFTLTEAAALPETYFTVWHNVFQRGGLKSGERFLVHGGSSGIGTTAIQLAKAFGAQVFATAGSADKCEACRTLGADRAINYREEDFVAVVKEATDGKGVDLILDMVGGDYIDRNYDVAAVEGRIVQIAFLGGPKATANFAKLMMKRLVHTGSTLRPRTTEFKGQVAAELERQVWPLLGERRLAPVMDMIFPLRDAWRAHERMEEGNHIGKIVLDVA
- a CDS encoding DUF1192 domain-containing protein; this translates as MSFFDDEPVKKPKPHEIGQDLSLLSVAELEERIGLLRTEIARLEAELKTKGSTKSAAEALFSRN
- a CDS encoding MFS transporter; the encoded protein is MFASYTPIFSLLRGTAFLLAASGLHSLLLPLRGQAEGFPTASLGLLGTAWAGGFVAGCLLAPRLVRRVGHIRAFGAFAASAAIIALMTGLIVEQYTWIFLRIFTGFCMAGSFMVIESWLNESATNENRGTVFGIYMMVTYAAIMAGQMIVAAGDVTTASLFMVTGIFFCLALIPTAVSTDASPRPLMSVSLDLKALYRNSPVSFAGCLLVGVANGAWGTLGAVYGARIGISTFDIALMMSLAVIAGAFAQLPAGRVSDRTDRRYVLAAAAFGAAAVGLFIFVASARGGTAVIIMTGLYGSLAYILYSISVAHANDHASPEDFVKVSGGLLLLYGFGTMIGPVIGAFLMERMRPESLFLTTALAHLLLAGYTLLRISRRAPIPLEERETFTTHPSERALTPEALRLDPRSEPQPEPELETGDDAAPAAGSEAEAEEVTKAHA
- a CDS encoding ArsR/SmtB family transcription factor; this translates as MVTADAFAAISDSNRRYLLEELRRGPKTVNELASGLPVSRPAVSQHLKVLLDAGLVRSSPEGTRRIYSINPDGFTRLNIWVDQFWSE
- a CDS encoding YdcH family protein; protein product: MSLASHLEELQRKHGDLDRAINEAIAHPSADDLEIARLKRRKLALKDAIERLKSHPTRH
- a CDS encoding YdcH family protein; amino-acid sequence: MSEQDQAEVRLEFARLKQEHADFDAAIAAMIATGCDPIQIQRMKKKKLALKDRLTLLEDRSIPDIIA
- the purE gene encoding 5-(carboxyamino)imidazole ribonucleotide mutase produces the protein MTDRRAEVAIIMGSQSDWATMRHAADTLASLDVPHESLIVSAHRTPERLYDFARGARDAGYKVIIAGAGGAAHLPGMTAALTPLPVFGVPVESKALSGRDSLLSIVQMPAGVPVGTLAIGRAGAVNAALLAAAVLALSDDALAGRLDGYRAEQTAKVAARPADET
- a CDS encoding 5-(carboxyamino)imidazole ribonucleotide synthase, translated to MIRPLAPGATIGIIGGGQLGRMLSMAAARLGYRTVILEPQPDCPAAQVSSSQIVAGYDDRAALTGLAAQCDVVTYEFENVPVGGAKLLTDHVAVFPPPLALETAQDRLAEKTFLNRQGISTARFASVDSEEDLAAGLKEFGGEGVLKTRRFGYDGKGQRVFRKGGKGERDGAFAAMGGVPLILESLVPFGFEFSIIAARGQDGSKKAYDAVRNEHREGILRRSTVPAAMLTHMEEAAREAAFTLMDALGYVGVIGVEFFALDDGTALANEFAPRVHNSGHWTEAACAVSQFEQHIRAVAGLPLGDTKRHSDCMMENLIGDEIERIPDLLWEDGVVLELYGKTETRPGRKMGHFTRLTS
- the ykgO gene encoding type B 50S ribosomal protein L36, with amino-acid sequence MKIKNSLKALKSRHRDNRMVRRKGRIYIINKSAPRYKARQG